DNA sequence from the Acidothermus cellulolyticus 11B genome:
TGGCGAGGAGGTATTTACGAGAGCCGAGATCCCCGTAAGGTCCCGGCCACATGTCCCAGCCCGCCTTGGTCGAAATGATGAGCTCGTCCCGGTACGGGCGAAAATCTTCGGCGAGAATACGGCCGAAATTCTTCTCCGCCGCGCCGTACGGTGGGCCGTAATTATTTGCAAGGTCGAAGTGGGTGATGCCGAGGTCGAAGGCGCGGCGCAAAATCGCGCGCTGGGTCTCGAGCGGCCGATCGTCGCCGAAGTTGTGCCAGAGTCCCAAGGAAATCACCGGGAGCCGGATCCCGCTCCGGCCGCACCGACGGTAGATCATACCGTCGTACCGACTCTCCGCGGCTTGATAGGTCATGGCGCCTCGCCCTCGGTCCCGCGACTTACGTGATGACGGAGGGGACGCCGGCCCGACGTCCCCTCCGTCATCTTGCCATCCCGGGTCGGCCTCAGGAAGTGACCTGGGTGGAGCCGAGGGTGACGGGAATCGTCAGCTGTTGGGCGCCGCGGATGATGTGCAGGGTGACCGTCGTTCCCGGTTTCTTCGCGCGGATCGCCGCTTGCAACGCCGCTGCATCCGGCGTCTGCTCGTTGCCGACCGCGGTGATGACGTCACCCGCCTGCACGCCGGCTTGAGCTGCCGGTCCGCTCGGCTGCACCTCCACGACGGCTGCTCCGTTCGGCGCATCCGTCACCACAACCCCGAGAAATGCGGTCGTCTGGCTTGGTGAGGGGGACCCGGATGCCGACTTCCCGGCTTCCAGTGCGGGCAGCGCTGCGGTCACGGTATTGCTCGGAATCGCGAAGCCGATATTCTGGGCGGGCTCGCTCGGTGTTCCGGTCGCCACGGCCACGTTGATGCCGATGACCTCGCCGCTGGTATTGACAAGCGGTCCGCCGCTGTTGCCGGGGTTGATGGCGGCGTCCGTCTGCAGCAGCCCGGTCAGATTCTCGCTGCTGTCCCGCAGGCTTCGGTTCGTTGCCGAAATGATGCCTTCGGTGACGGTCGGCTGACCACCGTAGCCGAGCGCATTCCCAATCGCCAGCACCGTGTCACCGACGTGCACGGTCGAGGAATTCGCAAATGTTGCAGGCACGAGACCGGACACTCCGGACACCTTGAGCACGGCGAGGTCCTTCGTCGTGTCAATGCCGACGATTGACGCGGCGTGCGTACCGCCGTTCCCGGGCAGCGTCACGTTTATTTGCGTTGCGCCGTTGACGACGTGCGCGTTCGTCACGACGAGCCCGTCGGAGCTGATGATGATTCCGGTTCCTGCCCCGCTTGCCATGAATCCGCCGAATCCACCGAATCCACCGCCGCCGCCGGGTCCGGTGGTCACGGTGTCGTTGATCAAGACGACGGACGGGAGAATTTTCGCCAACGCCGACTGGATGGAACTCGCCGGTGCCGCTTGCGGGGCCGCAGCGGCGGCCGCGGTCGTCCCGGCGGAGGCAGTTCCGCGATCGAGGGAGTGCACGACCACGCCCGTCGTACCGGCGGACACCACGACCGCAGCCAGCACAGCCGCAAGCCAACCGACCGCCCGGCCCATCCGAGGCGTCTCCCGCTCGTGCGAAACCAGCACATCCGCCGGCGGCGCCGAGGGTGGTGGAGGCTCCGATGCCGGTGACGATGCGTGCGACCCCTCTGACGCCGGTTGAGGCGGCTGCTCCGCCCACGATCGCGCTTCGGCCGGCGCGCCATCCTCCTCCGCACGCCCGCGATCCAGGCGCCTCTCACCTCCATCGCCGCCGGCATGTGGTCGCGTCCACCACGGCTCAGCGTCTGGATTCCCCAGGTTCTCCGTGAAATCGTCTGCGTTCATCGTTTCCCCTCTCGTCTTGACTGCGTGCTCACCCTCGAGCGTTCCGGTGGAACCTGGGAGTCTGCTGAGCCGACAATGAAGAGAGCCGAAAAAAGGGGAGGGACATCACGATGTCAGACGAAGCACGCGACGTTGCGGATATTCCTGCGCAGGCTGATAACCGGGCGCTCGTCGTGGTCGACGTCCAGCCGACCTTCTGCGAAGGCGGCGAACTGCCGGTAGCCGGTGGAAACGCGACAGCTGATCGGATCGCGGCTTACCTCGCGGACGCAGCGGACAACTATCGCCTCATCGTCACGACGCAAGATTGGCACATCGAACCCGGCTCCCACTTCTCCACAACTCCGGATTTCGTCGATACCTGGCCGCCACACGGCATTGCCGGGACGCCGAACGCGGAGCTGCACCCGGCAATCGCAAAGGCGATTTCCGCCCTTCCCCGCGTCGTGTCTTTACGCAAGGGGGCATACCAGGCGGCGTACTCCGGCTTTGAGGCCACCGACGACGCCGGCCACGATCTCGCCTGGCACCTGGCAGCCAACGACATCCGTGAGGTGGACATCTGCGGTATCGCCGAGAGCCATTGCGTGAAGGCCACCGCACTGGACGGCGCCCGCCTCGGATACCGGATCACGGTGCTCACCGATCTCACCGTGCCCGTCACACCGGAGCTCGGGGAGCAGGCGCGATCCGAGATGGTCGCGGCGGGTGTTCGGCTTCGCCGGGCCGCATAGGTCCCCGACCGGCCGCGCACCGGCTCTGACCGCAAGCTTCCCGCGCACGCTGCGCAGATGCCAGGACCGGTCCCGCGCCCGTTCTGACCCAGGGGTTGCACGCTGCGCAGATCCCAGGACCGGTCCCGCGCCGGTTCTGACCGCGGGGGTTGACGCCGCCTGGCCCGCGCCGGTTCTGACCCAGGGGTTGACGCCGCCGGTCCCGCGCCGGTTCTGACCGCAGGGGTTGACGCCGCCTGGCCCGCGCCGGTTCTGACCGCGGGGGTTGACGCCGCCTGGCCCGGTGACCTAGAAACGAACCACACGTCATCTCCCTGCGGAAAGGGCCGGTGATGATTCCTTCCACGTGTGAGAGCGCTCTCGCAGAGCGTCGGGTGCGCGACTGGGATGTGTCCGGTCCAGGGTGGCGCCGCGCCGGCATCATCGCCGCGATCACGCTCGCGGTGGCCGGTGGGACGACACCTGCCGCGTCGGCTGCGTCGGCCCTCGACGCGCACGCCGGACACACACCGGATTTCGGCAGCAACGTGATCATCTTTGATCCGAGCATGCCGACGGCGGAGATTCAGGCCACCGTGGACGCGATCGCCGCCCAGCAGACTGCGAACGAGTTCGGTTCACAGCGTTACGCCCTGCTCTTCCGGCCCGGGACCTACGGGACACCGGCGGATCCCCTGGTCATCCCCGTCGGGTACTACACCCAGGTCGCCGGCCTGGGGGCAACTCCAGGGGACGTCGTCATCAACGGAAAGGTCAATGTCTACAACCAATGCCTGGCGCCGGACAACTGCATCGCCTTGACGAATTTCTGGCGGTCGGTCTCCAACCTCACCATCGCTGTCGCCGGACAGTCCGGCTGTCGAGCGGGAACCGACTTCTGGGCCGTTTCACAAGCATCACCGATGCGGCGGGTATCGGTGGTCGGCGGGAACGTGTCGCTGATGGACTACTGCACCGCCGGGCCGCAGTATGCGAGCGGCGGTTTCATCGCCGATTCGGCGTTCAGCAGCGGCACGGTCATCAACGGCTCCCAACAGCAGTTCTTGGTGCGCAATTCACACCTCGACGGGT
Encoded proteins:
- a CDS encoding S1C family serine protease, whose protein sequence is MGRAVGWLAAVLAAVVVSAGTTGVVVHSLDRGTASAGTTAAAAAAPQAAPASSIQSALAKILPSVVLINDTVTTGPGGGGGFGGFGGFMASGAGTGIIISSDGLVVTNAHVVNGATQINVTLPGNGGTHAASIVGIDTTKDLAVLKVSGVSGLVPATFANSSTVHVGDTVLAIGNALGYGGQPTVTEGIISATNRSLRDSSENLTGLLQTDAAINPGNSGGPLVNTSGEVIGINVAVATGTPSEPAQNIGFAIPSNTVTAALPALEAGKSASGSPSPSQTTAFLGVVVTDAPNGAAVVEVQPSGPAAQAGVQAGDVITAVGNEQTPDAAALQAAIRAKKPGTTVTLHIIRGAQQLTIPVTLGSTQVTS
- a CDS encoding isochorismatase family protein — translated: MSDEARDVADIPAQADNRALVVVDVQPTFCEGGELPVAGGNATADRIAAYLADAADNYRLIVTTQDWHIEPGSHFSTTPDFVDTWPPHGIAGTPNAELHPAIAKAISALPRVVSLRKGAYQAAYSGFEATDDAGHDLAWHLAANDIREVDICGIAESHCVKATALDGARLGYRITVLTDLTVPVTPELGEQARSEMVAAGVRLRRAA